A DNA window from Pyrus communis chromosome 3, drPyrComm1.1, whole genome shotgun sequence contains the following coding sequences:
- the LOC137730313 gene encoding SKP1-like protein 1A, producing the protein MASSSSADLKKKITLKSSDDEMFEVEEAVAMESQTIKHMVEDGCAGNAIPLPNVTSAILAKVIEYCRKHREDEGATAADGEKNVKEWDAKFMKIDQNTLYDLIMAANYLDIKGLLDLTCQTVADMIKGKTPEQIRTTFNIKNDFTPEEEEKIRRENQWAFE; encoded by the coding sequence ATGGCCTCATCATCATCAGcggatttgaagaagaagataaccCTAAAAAGCTCCGACGACGAGATGTTCGAGGTGGAAGAGGCGGTGGCTATGGAGTCGCAGACCATCAAACACATGGTGGAGGACGGATGCGCTGGCAATGCCATTCCTTTGCCAAACGTGACGAGCGCCATCCTTGCAAAGGTCATCGAGTACTGCAGGAAGCATCGTGAAGATGAGGGGGCTACTGCTGCTGACGGCGAGAAAAATGTCAAGGAGTGGGACGCCAAGTTCATGAAGATCGACCAGAACACTCTCTATGACCTAATAATGGCGGCAAACTATCTCGACATCAAGGGCCTACTTGACCTGACGTGTCAGACTGTGGCGGACATGATCAAGGGGAAGACACCTGAACAGATTCGCACGACCTTCAACATCAAGAACGATTTCACtccagaggaagaagaaaagattcGTAGGGAGAACCAGTGGGCTTTCGAGTGA